The Aeromicrobium yanjiei DNA segment GCTCCCGTGCAGTCGTCGGGGCCAAGACCTCCGACCTCGCCGAGCAGATCGACTCGGTCGACGGATGGGAGCCGCACGTCGCGGTCATCGTGGTGGGGACCAACGACGTGACCCACCGGGTCTCACCGCGGACGTCCGCCGAGCAGCTCGGCGACGTCGTGCGGCGCCTCGTCGCCTCGGACTGCGCGGTCGTCGTCGGCACCACTCCTGACCTCGGCAGCATCCGCCCGATCATGCAGCCCCTGCGCATCGTCGCCCGTCAGATCAGCCGCGACCTCGCACGTCGCCAGACCATCGCCGTCGTCGAGGCCGGCGGCCGCGCCGTCTCGCTCGCCGATCTGCTCGGCGACCTGTTCACCGAGAACCGTGACGTCATGTTCGGCGCCGACCGGTTCCACCCGTCCGAGACCGGCTACGCCAACATGGTCTCGGTCCTGGTCCCTGCCGTCACGGCGTCGCTGCGCCAGCGGGCCTGGTCCTCGGCGTACGCCGACCTCGTCTCGCCGCAGCCCCCGCGCGACCTCATGTCGGTGCGCGACGCCGCAGCCGAGGCGTCCCAGCACGCCGGCACCCAGGTCGTCCAGGACGGCGGCCACGGCGGCGGACGGTGGGCCACCGTCCTGCGTCGCCGCCGCGCCGGCTGACATACCCTCACCTCCCCGAACAGACCGATGGCCGGCCCCCGAGGGGGCCGGCCATCGTCAGCTCACGGCTGCTGCGTCGATCAGTTGTCGCCGCGCAGGATCGCGAGGATGCGCAGGATCTCGATGTAGAGCCAGACCAGCGTGACGGTCAGGCCGAACGCCGCGCGCCAGGCCTCACGCTCGGGGATGCCGGCTGCGACACCCTTCTCGACGTAGTCGAAGTCCATGATCAGCATGAAGACCGCGAGCACGACCAGCGCGCACGAGACGAGCAGGCCGAGCGTGTTGAAGCCACGCAGGCCGCCGTTGTCGAGCACACCCGTCAGGCTGAGCACGAAGTTGACCAGCAGGACGCCCACGACGCTGAACATCGCGATCGTGACGATCTTGCGGAAACGGTCCGTGACCTGGATGTTGAAGAACTTGTACGCCGCGAGCGTGCCGGCGAAGGCGATGACCGTTCCGAGGACAGCCTGGAAGACGATCGACGGGGCGTTGACGTAGCCGGCGATGACCTTGGAGAAGGCACCGATGAAGACACCCTCGAAGACTGCGTATCCCAGCACCAGCGCGGGGCTGACGACCTTCTTGAACGAGTTGACCATCGCCAGGACGAAGCCGATGATCGCACCCAGGGTCGCGAAGGTCGCGGCCTTGCCGTACGCGGCCTCGCCGGTGGTCGGGTTCACGATGTCACCGATCGCGAACCAGGTGATGGCCGCGGCCACGGTCAGGACGCCGAGCGTGATGGCGGTCTTCTCGACGACCGAGTCCATCGTCATGCGACCGGTGCCGGTGCCGCGCTCGGTGTGGGTGGGCGAGCCGTTGAGGTCGACCTGCCACTGGGACGGGTCGTTGGCGATCGCGCCGCCGCGGCCGTTGAACTCGGCGCTGCGGGCGAAGACAGGATTGCTGCTCTTCATGTTTCCCTCCGTGGGATGGCTCCGAAAGATGGAGTCGTTGTGACTACCCTATCCAACGCTCGCGACAGCCTTTTTGATCCCTGATCGGTCGTTGCCCTTCGCAACCTCTCCCCGGTGCCGGTCCGAGGGCTCGACGTCTACGCTTGCCCGAGTGGAACCCACCCTCTATCGCTCAGAGCCCGTCTCGTTCACCCGCCGCGGAGGCCGCCTGACCGAGCGCCAGCAGGCCGCTTGGGACGCGCTCGCCGAGACGTACGTCGTGGACGTGCCGCGGCACGGACCGAACACCTCGATCGACCCGTCGTACGTGCTCGACCAGCAGTCGCTCTTCGGGCGCCGAGCGCCGCTGGTCGTCGAGATCGGCAGCGGAAGGGGTGAGGCGATCGTGCACGCCGCGAAGCAGCATCCCGAGCTGGACTTCCTCGGCCTCGAGGTCTACATCCCCGGTGTCGCCCAGACGCTGGTCACGATGCGGCACGAGGGCGTGACCAACGTGCGGCTTGCGATCGTCAACGCGGCAGAGGTGCTGGCGACCTCGCTCCCGGAGGGATCCGTGCACGAGCTGCGGATCTGGTTCCCCGATCCGTGGCACAAGAAGCGCCACCACAAGAGGCGACTCGTGACGCCGGAGTTCGCGGCGCTGGCGGCACGGGTGCTCGAGCCGGGCGGGGTGTGGCGGCTCGCGACCGACTGGCAGGACTACGCCGACCAGATGCGGGAGGTGCTCGACGGCTCCCCCGACTTCGACTTCTCCGGCGACTGGTCCGAGCGCTTCGAGGGCCGCCCGCAGACGCGCTTCGAGGGCAAGGGGCTGCGTGTGGAGCGGGACATCCGTGATCTCCACGCGGTCCGGCGTACGCCCTAGGATGACCGCATGACCGATCTCAGCAATGCCGCGAAGCTGCGGATCTCGGACGGTTTCGTCGTGTGGGTCGTCGGGACCTCGGTCGAGGAGACCACGCTGCTCGACCCGATGCCCGAGGGCGCGGAGATGGTCGAGGTGCGCGACGAGGAGGACCCGGAGTCCGTCGACGCGGCGATCCTGGTGGCCGACGACCGGCTCGTCCTCGCCGACCGCTTCGACGAGATCCTTCCGCAGATCGGCTCGATCCCCCTCGTCTGGGTCTGCTATCCCCAGCACGACAGCGCCGACATCGACGAGGAGTCCATCCAGGAGCTCGCCGCGGACTACGGCTGGTACGCCGAGGAGTCCGTGGTCCTCGACGACACCTGGGCCGCGCTGCGGATCGACCAGTCCTAGCCCGCGGTGCGCGTCCGCCTCAGCGGTTCTTCCACTGAGGCGCGCGCTTCTCCCCGAACGCCATGATCCCCTCGAGGGTGTCCTCGCTGACCAGCAGCTGGTCCATCGCGTCCGTCTCGTGACGGGCCGCCTCGACCGGGTCGGCGATGCCGCGGGTCTGCTCCATCGCCTCCAGCGAGAGTCGCACCGAC contains these protein-coding regions:
- a CDS encoding SGNH/GDSL hydrolase family protein, whose translation is MPRTSRIATTALIGGGATVSGFYGFLIGEAILARKAIGVTDDRPPSPDGLYGDDLPGAPIRVLVIGDSAAVGYGTDRADATPPAMLGIGLAHVMDAPVEIRSRAVVGAKTSDLAEQIDSVDGWEPHVAVIVVGTNDVTHRVSPRTSAEQLGDVVRRLVASDCAVVVGTTPDLGSIRPIMQPLRIVARQISRDLARRQTIAVVEAGGRAVSLADLLGDLFTENRDVMFGADRFHPSETGYANMVSVLVPAVTASLRQRAWSSAYADLVSPQPPRDLMSVRDAAAEASQHAGTQVVQDGGHGGGRWATVLRRRRAG
- a CDS encoding Bax inhibitor-1/YccA family protein → MKSSNPVFARSAEFNGRGGAIANDPSQWQVDLNGSPTHTERGTGTGRMTMDSVVEKTAITLGVLTVAAAITWFAIGDIVNPTTGEAAYGKAATFATLGAIIGFVLAMVNSFKKVVSPALVLGYAVFEGVFIGAFSKVIAGYVNAPSIVFQAVLGTVIAFAGTLAAYKFFNIQVTDRFRKIVTIAMFSVVGVLLVNFVLSLTGVLDNGGLRGFNTLGLLVSCALVVLAVFMLIMDFDYVEKGVAAGIPEREAWRAAFGLTVTLVWLYIEILRILAILRGDN
- the trmB gene encoding tRNA (guanosine(46)-N7)-methyltransferase TrmB — protein: MEPTLYRSEPVSFTRRGGRLTERQQAAWDALAETYVVDVPRHGPNTSIDPSYVLDQQSLFGRRAPLVVEIGSGRGEAIVHAAKQHPELDFLGLEVYIPGVAQTLVTMRHEGVTNVRLAIVNAAEVLATSLPEGSVHELRIWFPDPWHKKRHHKRRLVTPEFAALAARVLEPGGVWRLATDWQDYADQMREVLDGSPDFDFSGDWSERFEGRPQTRFEGKGLRVERDIRDLHAVRRTP
- a CDS encoding DUF3052 family protein, with the protein product MTDLSNAAKLRISDGFVVWVVGTSVEETTLLDPMPEGAEMVEVRDEEDPESVDAAILVADDRLVLADRFDEILPQIGSIPLVWVCYPQHDSADIDEESIQELAADYGWYAEESVVLDDTWAALRIDQS